The following coding sequences are from one Caballeronia sp. SBC1 window:
- a CDS encoding LacI family DNA-binding transcriptional regulator: MTETFRTADEISISDVAQTAGVSVATVSRVLNGHTNVRETTRDKVLAAVAASGYRINELARNLRTAESRMLLTMVPDFGNPFYAAIVRGIDSVARQNGYFMLLCDTGADPGRERSYFDLLRGRRADGAICLDPAAIQQALAEEAATLPWVACCEFDPAAGVPYVGIDNYQAAGDAVRHLLSQGHRKIALINSGHGYLYSRQRAEGYRDALSTAGIDADPAWQIDLDTLDYAVGESAARKLTCLRRNRPTAVFAVSDTLAIGVINGLRGVGLRVPDDMAVIGFDDIAVAAQIDPPLTTVAQPMRELGETAARLLLKRLREPNAHVPGVLLPHKLMIRRSA, translated from the coding sequence ATGACGGAAACGTTCCGCACCGCCGACGAAATCTCGATCTCGGACGTTGCCCAGACGGCGGGCGTATCGGTCGCGACCGTATCCCGGGTTCTCAACGGCCACACCAACGTACGTGAAACCACCCGCGACAAAGTGCTCGCGGCGGTGGCCGCCAGCGGGTACCGGATCAACGAGCTCGCCCGTAATTTACGCACTGCGGAAAGCCGCATGCTGCTCACCATGGTCCCCGATTTCGGCAACCCGTTCTACGCCGCCATCGTTCGCGGCATCGACAGCGTGGCTCGTCAAAACGGTTATTTCATGCTGCTTTGCGATACCGGCGCGGACCCCGGCCGCGAACGCAGTTACTTCGACTTGCTGCGCGGCCGCCGCGCCGATGGCGCCATCTGCCTCGATCCCGCCGCCATTCAGCAGGCGCTAGCCGAAGAAGCCGCCACGCTGCCCTGGGTAGCGTGTTGCGAATTCGATCCTGCCGCAGGCGTACCGTACGTAGGTATCGACAACTATCAAGCCGCCGGCGACGCAGTCCGCCACTTGCTTAGTCAAGGTCACCGGAAAATCGCGCTGATCAACTCGGGCCATGGCTACTTATATAGCCGTCAGCGCGCAGAGGGCTACCGCGATGCATTAAGCACTGCAGGCATCGACGCCGATCCGGCCTGGCAAATCGATCTCGATACCCTCGATTATGCAGTCGGCGAAAGTGCCGCGCGCAAGCTGACATGCCTTCGACGCAACCGGCCAACAGCTGTATTTGCCGTCTCCGACACACTCGCCATAGGCGTGATCAACGGCTTGCGGGGCGTTGGCTTGCGCGTCCCGGACGACATGGCGGTGATCGGTTTCGACGATATCGCCGTCGCCGCGCAAATCGATCCACCGCTCACGACGGTCGCTCAACCCATGCGCGAACTTGGAGAAACCGCCGCGCGCCTGCTGCTCAAACGCCTGCGCGAACCGAACGCACATGTGCCCGGCGTGCTGCTGCCGCACAAGCTGATGATACGAAGGAGCGCGTGA
- a CDS encoding methyltransferase, which yields MPGYLTKQENIAVAGVEDLIIRSLLDLQQFSDPTGDAERIGISSAMWPLFGMLWPSGAHLAARLALRPVLVGERILEIGCGLALASLVGHRRGADVTASDCHPLTGDFLKENLRLNHLPPMKYRHGNWSIPELEDTLKDDAGRRIVDGRFDLIMGSDLLYERDANATLAAFIGLHASPAAEVWIVDPDRGNRAAFNRQMGERGFQMREERLDRIAFDDTAAYKGRLLIYRFNDA from the coding sequence ATGCCCGGTTACCTGACCAAGCAAGAAAACATCGCCGTTGCTGGCGTTGAAGACCTGATCATTCGCTCGCTGCTGGACCTTCAGCAATTCTCCGACCCCACCGGCGACGCCGAAAGAATCGGCATCTCGTCCGCCATGTGGCCGCTATTCGGCATGCTGTGGCCGTCCGGCGCGCACCTCGCCGCACGCCTCGCCTTACGGCCAGTCCTGGTCGGTGAACGAATTCTCGAAATCGGTTGTGGACTGGCGTTGGCAAGTCTCGTCGGACACAGGCGCGGCGCCGACGTAACCGCCAGCGATTGTCATCCGCTGACCGGAGACTTCCTGAAAGAAAACCTGCGCCTGAATCACTTGCCGCCCATGAAATACCGGCACGGCAACTGGTCCATCCCCGAGTTGGAAGACACCCTTAAAGACGATGCAGGGCGGCGCATTGTCGATGGTCGCTTCGACTTGATCATGGGCAGCGACCTGCTTTATGAACGCGATGCCAACGCTACGTTAGCCGCGTTTATCGGGCTGCATGCATCGCCGGCGGCCGAGGTCTGGATCGTGGACCCAGACCGGGGCAATCGCGCCGCGTTCAACCGGCAAATGGGCGAACGCGGCTTCCAGATGCGCGAGGAACGGCTGGACCGCATCGCCTTCGACGATACTGCCGCCTATAAAGGCCGCCTGCTGATCTACCGCTTTAACGACGCTTAG
- a CDS encoding cytochrome c biogenesis protein DipZ yields MLLIVLAYLGGALTILSPCILPVLPFVFSRADQPFVRSGLPLLAGMAITFAAVATLAAVGGGWVTQANQYGRWLAVALLGIFGLTLLLPRFAERLMRPFVSAGNWLSEFAQADGQQVRASSSFLLGIATGLLWAPCAGPILGLVLTGAALRGASVGTTLLLVAYAAGAATSLAVALLIGGRVFAAMKRSLGAGEWIRRGIGAAMLLGVVAISLGLDTGVLARVSTIATGGIEQKLVDRFSGGTAPGKSVDNNNNAPAQTTAATDAAAGPAMMRAAANTEAPLSLPVEGELPSLSGAVQWLNSPPLTAQDLRGKVVLVDFWTYSCVNCLRSLPYVKAWAQKYRDQGLVVIGVHAPEFAFERNVDNVKRATHDLGVDYPVAIDNNYAIWRAFGNQYWPAHYFIDAKGQIRFHHFGEGDYAHSEQVIQQLLAEAGHANANGNAGAMVSDMAAKGVQMAADNADMQSPETYVGYERAENFGGKGGESHDRVHTYAAPSQLASNEWGLAGAWNVGAERATLAASTGTIVYRFHARDLHLVLGPGKDNKPVRFRVSIDGAAPGNAHGSDVMADGTGTVTEQRLYQLVRQSGDVTDHTFTIEFLDPGVEAYAFTFG; encoded by the coding sequence ATGTTACTCATTGTCCTGGCCTATCTTGGCGGTGCGCTCACTATCCTGAGCCCCTGCATCCTGCCCGTGCTTCCCTTCGTGTTCTCGCGGGCGGATCAACCGTTCGTGCGCAGCGGCCTGCCTTTGCTCGCCGGCATGGCCATCACCTTCGCCGCCGTCGCAACGCTCGCCGCAGTGGGCGGCGGCTGGGTCACGCAGGCGAACCAGTACGGTCGATGGCTTGCGGTTGCACTGCTGGGCATCTTCGGGCTGACGTTGTTATTGCCACGCTTCGCCGAACGCCTGATGCGCCCATTCGTCAGCGCCGGCAACTGGCTGTCTGAATTCGCCCAGGCCGACGGACAACAGGTGCGCGCAAGTTCATCGTTCCTGCTGGGCATTGCGACCGGTTTGCTATGGGCGCCGTGCGCCGGCCCGATTTTGGGCCTTGTATTGACCGGAGCAGCACTGCGTGGCGCAAGTGTCGGCACAACGCTGCTGCTGGTCGCTTACGCGGCAGGGGCCGCGACGTCGCTTGCGGTGGCATTGCTTATCGGCGGCCGGGTGTTTGCTGCAATGAAACGCTCGCTTGGAGCGGGCGAATGGATTCGTCGCGGTATTGGCGCCGCGATGTTGCTCGGTGTTGTCGCCATATCGTTAGGACTCGATACTGGCGTGCTCGCGCGCGTGTCTACTATTGCAACGGGCGGCATCGAACAGAAACTGGTGGACCGGTTTTCCGGCGGTACTGCGCCGGGTAAATCTGTCGACAACAACAACAACGCGCCCGCCCAGACCACCGCCGCAACCGATGCCGCCGCTGGGCCCGCAATGATGCGTGCAGCCGCGAATACCGAGGCGCCGCTGTCACTGCCGGTGGAGGGCGAATTGCCGTCGCTGTCCGGCGCTGTTCAATGGCTCAATTCGCCGCCGCTGACGGCGCAGGATCTGCGTGGCAAGGTGGTGCTGGTGGACTTCTGGACATACTCGTGCGTCAACTGTTTGCGCTCGCTGCCTTACGTGAAAGCGTGGGCGCAGAAGTATCGCGATCAGGGGCTGGTGGTGATCGGCGTGCATGCGCCCGAGTTTGCATTCGAGCGTAATGTGGACAACGTCAAGCGCGCAACGCACGATCTTGGCGTGGACTATCCGGTCGCCATCGATAACAACTACGCAATCTGGCGTGCATTTGGCAACCAGTACTGGCCGGCGCATTATTTCATCGATGCCAAGGGGCAGATTCGCTTCCATCATTTTGGCGAAGGCGACTATGCGCATTCGGAACAGGTAATCCAGCAGTTGCTCGCGGAAGCCGGTCACGCGAATGCGAATGGGAACGCGGGCGCAATGGTCAGCGACATGGCAGCGAAGGGCGTGCAAATGGCCGCCGATAACGCGGACATGCAATCACCGGAAACCTATGTAGGCTACGAGCGCGCGGAGAACTTTGGCGGAAAGGGCGGCGAGTCGCATGACCGCGTTCACACGTACGCTGCGCCTTCTCAACTCGCGTCTAATGAATGGGGTCTGGCGGGCGCATGGAACGTGGGTGCAGAACGAGCAACGCTGGCGGCTTCGACGGGAACCATCGTTTATCGATTCCATGCACGTGACTTGCATCTCGTGCTGGGACCGGGAAAGGACAACAAGCCGGTGAGGTTTCGCGTCAGCATCGATGGCGCAGCGCCTGGCAACGCGCACGGGTCGGATGTGATGGCCGATGGTACCGGCACGGTCACGGAGCAGCGCTTGTATCAACTCGTGCGCCAATCGGGCGATGTGACGGATCACACCTTCACGATTGAATTCCTGGACCCCGGTGTCGAGGCATACGCGTTCACGTTTGGTTGA
- the msrB gene encoding peptide-methionine (R)-S-oxide reductase MsrB, whose protein sequence is MQTRRRFIFASSVFAAAAFAAFNQHRVLGATGKGSTADESFEVVHPDDQWRRLLTPAQYNVLRHEGTERPYSSPLNDEHRSGTFACAGCQLDVFSSRTKFDSHTGWPSFWAPLDHAVATREDLSFGVSRTEVHCRRCGGHLGHVFDDGPKPTGLRYCMNGLAMTFKPAAA, encoded by the coding sequence ATGCAAACCCGGCGCCGGTTTATTTTTGCAAGCAGCGTTTTTGCGGCAGCGGCATTCGCCGCGTTCAATCAGCATCGCGTGTTAGGTGCGACCGGAAAAGGCAGCACCGCCGATGAATCATTCGAGGTCGTTCATCCTGACGATCAATGGCGCCGCCTGCTGACTCCCGCTCAATACAACGTGCTTCGGCACGAAGGCACGGAACGTCCTTACAGCAGCCCGTTGAACGACGAACATCGCAGCGGCACGTTCGCTTGCGCCGGATGCCAGCTCGACGTCTTTTCATCGCGTACGAAGTTCGACAGCCACACCGGCTGGCCTAGCTTCTGGGCACCGCTCGACCACGCAGTGGCTACACGCGAAGACCTGTCTTTCGGCGTATCACGCACGGAGGTGCACTGCCGGCGTTGCGGCGGCCATCTGGGCCATGTCTTCGATGACGGCCCCAAACCCACCGGGTTGCGCTATTGCATGAACGGTCTGGCGATGACATTCAAACCCGCCGCTGCATGA
- a CDS encoding thiolase family protein translates to MSQQREIVLCEPVRTAIGAFNGSLKGTPATDLGAAVVRETLWRAGVAGQDVDSVTLGNVIQAGNRMNPARQAAMNGGLPVSVPALTVNRVCGSGAQAIVSAANEITAGFVQLAVAGGMENMDRAPYLLDNGRFGYRMGNAEIHDSMLRDGLDDAFSGKHSGWHTEDLVTQMDITREAQDRFAERSQQRFAAAQAKGWFAAEIVGVEVKAGKQSVLFNVDEQPRPDTTFETLAKLRPAFRPDGTITAGNAPGLNSGAAAMLVADRAFAERKGIEPSVRLVAYGIAAVDPGMFGLGPVPAVQQALDRAGWKLGDLERIEINEAFAAVPIAVARKLGLPDDVVNPEGGAIAHGHAIGATGAVLVTRLAHAMKRNGLKRAMVTLCIGGGQGIALALESV, encoded by the coding sequence ATGAGCCAACAACGTGAAATTGTGCTGTGTGAGCCAGTCAGGACCGCGATTGGTGCGTTCAACGGAAGCCTGAAAGGCACGCCCGCGACGGACCTTGGCGCGGCTGTTGTCCGTGAAACCTTGTGGCGGGCCGGGGTCGCCGGGCAGGACGTGGATTCGGTGACCTTAGGTAACGTGATCCAGGCGGGCAACCGCATGAATCCGGCGCGTCAGGCAGCCATGAACGGCGGCTTGCCTGTCTCGGTACCCGCGCTGACCGTGAACCGCGTGTGCGGCTCGGGAGCGCAGGCGATTGTATCGGCGGCTAACGAGATAACCGCCGGGTTCGTGCAGCTCGCGGTGGCGGGCGGCATGGAGAATATGGACCGGGCGCCGTATCTGCTCGATAACGGCCGCTTTGGGTATCGGATGGGCAACGCGGAAATCCACGACAGCATGTTGCGCGATGGTCTCGACGACGCGTTCTCCGGCAAACACTCCGGCTGGCATACCGAAGACCTCGTGACGCAAATGGACATCACGCGCGAAGCGCAGGACCGTTTCGCCGAGCGCTCGCAGCAACGTTTTGCCGCAGCGCAGGCGAAGGGTTGGTTCGCGGCGGAGATTGTCGGCGTGGAGGTGAAGGCGGGCAAGCAAAGCGTTCTTTTCAACGTCGATGAACAGCCACGCCCGGACACCACGTTCGAGACGCTCGCCAAATTGCGTCCCGCGTTCCGTCCAGACGGAACGATCACCGCCGGCAACGCGCCGGGCCTGAACAGCGGTGCGGCTGCGATGCTCGTGGCCGATCGCGCGTTCGCCGAGCGCAAGGGGATTGAGCCCTCGGTGCGGCTGGTCGCGTATGGTATCGCGGCGGTGGACCCGGGCATGTTCGGTCTGGGACCGGTGCCCGCCGTGCAGCAGGCGTTGGATCGCGCGGGCTGGAAGCTGGGCGATCTTGAACGCATTGAGATCAACGAAGCGTTCGCCGCCGTGCCGATTGCGGTTGCGCGGAAGCTGGGTCTGCCCGATGACGTGGTGAACCCCGAGGGCGGCGCGATCGCTCATGGCCACGCTATTGGCGCAACCGGCGCGGTACTGGTCACGCGTCTCGCCCACGCGATGAAACGCAACGGCCTGAAGCGAGCGATGGTGACACTGTGCATAGGCGGTGGGCAGGGTATTGCGCTGGCGTTGGAAAGCGTTTGA
- a CDS encoding SDR family oxidoreductase — protein sequence MEIKGKVVLVTGANRGLGQQFAKALLAAGASKVYASARDKSQVKVPGVEAVQLDVTNAQSIAAAADSLTDVQIVINNAGAIIGGSLLDGASIDAVRSQVETNVIGPLAVTQAFAPILKRNGGGAVVNILSVLSWLTIDNTGSYSASKSAAWAITNGLRTELRGQNTLVVGVHPAFIDTDMTAGIDAPKTSPEEVVRQVLDGIEQGKEEILVDEVGRNVKASLSSTTPAYLTPAH from the coding sequence GTGGAAATCAAAGGAAAAGTCGTATTGGTGACCGGCGCGAATCGCGGCCTTGGCCAGCAGTTTGCGAAAGCGTTGCTCGCGGCGGGGGCATCGAAGGTGTATGCATCGGCGCGAGACAAAAGCCAGGTCAAAGTGCCGGGCGTTGAAGCGGTGCAGCTCGACGTCACGAATGCACAGAGCATTGCCGCCGCGGCGGATAGTCTGACGGACGTGCAGATCGTCATCAACAATGCCGGCGCAATCATTGGCGGTTCGCTGCTCGATGGCGCGTCGATCGATGCCGTGCGCTCGCAGGTCGAGACCAACGTGATCGGCCCGCTTGCCGTTACCCAGGCCTTCGCGCCGATCCTGAAGCGCAACGGCGGCGGCGCGGTGGTGAACATCCTGTCGGTGCTGAGCTGGCTGACTATCGACAACACGGGTTCGTACAGTGCGTCGAAGTCCGCCGCATGGGCGATCACGAACGGCTTGCGCACCGAGCTGCGCGGGCAGAACACGCTGGTGGTGGGCGTGCATCCGGCGTTTATCGATACCGACATGACCGCTGGGATCGACGCGCCGAAGACGTCGCCGGAAGAGGTCGTGCGTCAGGTGCTCGACGGCATTGAGCAAGGCAAGGAAGAGATTCTCGTCGATGAGGTCGGCCGCAACGTGAAGGCGTCGTTGTCCTCGACAACGCCTGCTTATCTCACGCCCGCCCATTAA
- a CDS encoding MarR family winged helix-turn-helix transcriptional regulator, whose amino-acid sequence MTTQDLSYLDCNCFAIRQAARFVSQLYERHVSQAGVTAAQFTLLAAIHRRPGVTMAELADAMVMERTTLVRALKPLQRDRLVTAAQQDTSTRAVALSLSDAGRKTLGEASLRWREAQQEFEDKFGRERAGELRKSLLELTSME is encoded by the coding sequence ATGACTACTCAAGATTTGTCCTACCTCGACTGCAATTGCTTCGCCATCCGGCAGGCGGCGCGGTTTGTGTCGCAGCTTTATGAGCGTCACGTTAGCCAGGCAGGCGTGACGGCGGCGCAATTCACGCTGCTCGCGGCAATCCACCGGCGTCCGGGCGTCACCATGGCCGAACTCGCGGATGCCATGGTCATGGAGCGCACTACGCTGGTCCGGGCACTGAAACCGTTGCAGCGCGACCGCCTTGTCACGGCCGCCCAGCAAGACACCAGCACACGGGCGGTAGCGTTGTCGTTGTCCGACGCCGGGAGAAAGACGCTCGGCGAAGCATCGCTGCGCTGGCGCGAGGCACAGCAGGAATTCGAGGACAAGTTCGGCCGGGAACGCGCCGGAGAACTAAGAAAGTCGCTGCTTGAATTGACATCGATGGAATGA
- a CDS encoding ABC transporter ATP-binding protein, which translates to MSELRVTSLTKSFDGQPVLHGVDLSVERGTLLALLGPSGSGKTTLLRVLCGFERADGGTVEIDGVRVAGPGIHVPSEARRIGYVPQEGALFPHLSVADNIVFGLPRQQRRARYRVDELLALVGLPAAYGDRAPQALSGGQQQRVALARALAPSPSLVMLDEPFSSLDAALRIETREAVANALAATGATAVLVTHDQAEALSLGHEVAVLWRGRLVQTDSPEAVYRRPVSRELASFVGDAVIVPGLIDRANSKQVICEFGTLPIARAVVASDVDVMIRPEQIRIVSDHRVNGDGVQAVVEKVVFYGHDASVMLRSLTGGRGVQIRVAGHSHPRVGERIALSVEGDVVAYPKG; encoded by the coding sequence ATGAGCGAACTTCGCGTTACCAGCCTGACCAAATCCTTCGATGGTCAACCCGTGCTTCATGGTGTCGATTTATCGGTGGAGCGCGGCACCTTGCTTGCTCTGCTCGGGCCATCCGGCAGCGGCAAGACCACGCTGCTGCGCGTGCTGTGCGGCTTCGAGCGTGCTGACGGCGGCACCGTTGAAATCGATGGCGTACGTGTGGCCGGCCCGGGCATTCATGTGCCGTCCGAAGCACGGCGGATAGGCTATGTGCCGCAGGAAGGCGCGCTGTTTCCGCATCTTTCTGTGGCCGATAACATCGTCTTCGGCTTGCCGCGGCAGCAGCGGCGGGCGCGGTATCGCGTGGATGAATTGCTGGCGCTGGTTGGTCTGCCCGCTGCGTACGGCGACCGCGCGCCGCAGGCATTGTCCGGTGGACAGCAGCAGCGGGTGGCGCTGGCGCGCGCGCTTGCGCCTTCGCCCTCGCTCGTGATGCTCGACGAACCGTTTTCTTCCCTCGATGCCGCCTTGCGGATCGAAACGCGTGAAGCCGTGGCAAACGCGCTTGCTGCCACGGGTGCCACCGCGGTGCTTGTTACGCACGATCAAGCCGAGGCGTTGTCGCTCGGGCACGAGGTCGCGGTGTTGTGGCGTGGCCGTCTTGTGCAGACGGATTCGCCGGAGGCGGTGTATCGGCGGCCGGTGTCGCGGGAGCTGGCGAGTTTTGTCGGCGACGCGGTGATCGTGCCGGGATTGATTGATCGCGCAAATTCGAAGCAGGTGATTTGCGAGTTCGGCACTTTGCCGATCGCGCGCGCCGTGGTCGCGAGCGATGTCGACGTGATGATCCGGCCGGAGCAGATCCGGATTGTTTCTGATCATCGTGTGAATGGCGATGGTGTCCAGGCAGTGGTCGAGAAAGTCGTGTTCTATGGTCACGATGCCAGCGTCATGCTGCGGTCCCTCACAGGCGGGCGTGGTGTGCAGATTCGCGTGGCGGGGCATTCGCATCCGCGTGTCGGCGAGCGCATTGCGCTGTCGGTTGAAGGCGATGTCGTGGCTTATCCCAAGGGGTAG
- a CDS encoding iron ABC transporter permease: protein MSDVVKAVGVSALPEPRSRKRAPRGLLVAAGLCALLVLMPLAFTVYRAVTFGWDDAIELIFRPLVGELLINTLSITVSATLVAGVVGTAAAWFIERTRLPGRRLWAALTVAPLAMPAFITSYAWVSLSLDLQDFAGALLVISTAYFPLVYLPVAAALRGMDPALEESARSLGCGRVGVFVRVVLPQLRPALLGGMLLVALGVLSEFGAFTLLRFRTFTTQIYAEYRTSFDSSGASVFACILIAMCLFCLALEMRVRGGARYERIDRGVRRAALRYELGAWRWAVVAAFVALAIVTLGVPIGMIGFWLTQSGAAAITPAEVSPELLLESTLSSIGYGCAAAVVTTLACVPLAFLLVRFPSRIATTFERIVFLAQGLPSLVVALAIVSLAVHALRPLYQSAELLVVAYAILFLPLALVSVRAAFTQAQPRLEETARSLGLSWRETVRRVLLPLAGPGLGAGATMVFISVVTELNSTLLLSPSGTRTLATQVWIDTSTLAFAAAAPYAALLVGISLAASIALFTLLGRSAVAGRAVDLKVELQAGLQAGSPPDK from the coding sequence ATGAGCGATGTCGTGAAGGCGGTTGGCGTATCCGCGCTGCCTGAACCCCGCAGCCGCAAACGCGCGCCGCGGGGTTTGCTCGTGGCGGCGGGATTGTGCGCGCTGCTGGTGCTGATGCCGCTCGCCTTCACGGTGTATCGCGCGGTGACGTTCGGCTGGGATGACGCCATCGAGCTGATTTTTCGGCCGCTGGTGGGCGAACTGCTCATCAACACGCTGTCCATTACCGTGAGCGCCACGCTCGTGGCGGGAGTGGTGGGGACGGCGGCAGCATGGTTTATTGAACGGACGCGCTTGCCCGGGCGGCGTCTTTGGGCGGCTCTCACGGTCGCGCCGCTCGCCATGCCTGCGTTCATCACAAGTTACGCGTGGGTCTCGCTGAGCCTGGATTTGCAGGACTTCGCGGGCGCGTTGCTCGTGATTTCCACAGCGTATTTTCCCCTTGTCTATTTGCCGGTCGCCGCCGCTTTGCGCGGCATGGACCCGGCGCTTGAAGAAAGCGCCCGATCGCTCGGTTGTGGTCGTGTTGGCGTGTTCGTGCGTGTGGTGTTGCCGCAGTTGCGGCCCGCGCTGCTCGGCGGAATGTTGCTGGTGGCGCTGGGCGTGCTGTCGGAATTTGGCGCGTTCACGCTGCTGCGCTTTCGGACCTTCACCACGCAGATCTACGCCGAATACAGGACGAGCTTCGACAGCAGCGGAGCGTCGGTATTCGCGTGCATTCTCATCGCAATGTGCCTGTTCTGCCTCGCGCTGGAAATGCGCGTTCGCGGCGGCGCGCGCTATGAACGCATCGATCGCGGCGTGAGGCGTGCCGCACTGCGTTATGAACTCGGCGCGTGGCGATGGGCGGTCGTCGCCGCGTTTGTCGCGCTGGCGATCGTGACGTTGGGCGTGCCTATCGGCATGATTGGTTTCTGGCTGACGCAAAGCGGCGCCGCCGCTATCACGCCGGCGGAAGTGTCGCCGGAACTGCTGCTTGAATCGACGTTGTCATCGATTGGTTATGGTTGCGCCGCCGCGGTTGTCACTACGCTCGCGTGCGTGCCGCTTGCGTTCTTGCTGGTCCGTTTCCCCAGCAGGATTGCGACTACATTCGAACGTATTGTGTTCCTCGCGCAAGGTTTGCCGAGCCTCGTGGTTGCGCTGGCGATCGTGTCGCTGGCTGTGCACGCGTTGAGGCCGCTGTATCAAAGCGCCGAGCTGCTGGTCGTGGCCTACGCCATTTTGTTCCTGCCGCTCGCGCTCGTCAGCGTGCGCGCGGCGTTCACGCAAGCGCAACCGCGTCTTGAAGAGACCGCTCGGTCGCTTGGGCTGAGCTGGCGCGAAACCGTGCGGCGGGTGCTCTTGCCGCTGGCTGGTCCTGGCCTGGGCGCAGGTGCGACGATGGTCTTCATCTCGGTCGTCACCGAACTCAATTCCACGTTGTTGCTGTCGCCAAGCGGTACACGCACGCTCGCCACGCAAGTGTGGATCGATACGTCCACGCTCGCGTTTGCCGCCGCTGCGCCGTATGCCGCGTTGCTCGTGGGCATTTCGCTGGCGGCGTCAATCGCGTTGTTCACGTTGCTCGGGCGGTCGGCAGTAGCGGGGCGTGCGGTTGACCTGAAAGTAGAACTACAAGCAGGATTACAGGCCGGTTCGCCGCCTGACAAGTAA
- a CDS encoding iron ABC transporter substrate-binding protein, which produces MNTTRSLPVLRTLCGIAVLAAAAALPLNSEAATLTLYNAQHEQVVAALAKDFEKQTGVSVKVRNGEGPAMAAQLVAEGSASPADVYFTENSPELMLLDEKGLLAKTDASTLSTIPSRYNSPQGDWVGVLARENVLVYNTKKIDAAQLPASLMDLAKPEWKGKVGIAPSDGDFLPVVSAVIAMKGEAQALDWLKGLKKNSQIFDDDEGVVAAVNRGGVATGVVNNYYWARLHVQLGDSATRSAIYHFGNGDVGALVNVSGAAVLKSSKNQQAAQQFLAYLVSERAQDLMAKGKIAFEYPLHAGVSPDPLLKPFDQLSPPSLTVEQLGDDSKAAKLMRQAGLL; this is translated from the coding sequence ATGAACACCACACGCTCCCTGCCCGTGCTGCGCACGCTTTGCGGCATCGCGGTGCTGGCTGCCGCAGCGGCGTTGCCGCTGAACTCGGAAGCGGCAACGCTGACCTTGTACAACGCGCAACACGAGCAGGTCGTGGCCGCGCTGGCGAAGGACTTCGAGAAGCAGACCGGTGTTTCGGTGAAGGTCCGCAACGGCGAAGGTCCGGCCATGGCGGCTCAGCTGGTCGCGGAAGGATCGGCTTCTCCCGCCGATGTCTACTTCACCGAGAACTCGCCCGAACTGATGTTGCTGGACGAGAAAGGCTTGCTCGCTAAAACCGATGCGTCCACGCTCTCGACCATCCCGTCGCGCTACAACTCGCCGCAGGGCGACTGGGTCGGCGTGCTCGCACGTGAAAACGTGCTGGTCTACAACACGAAGAAGATCGATGCGGCGCAACTGCCGGCGTCGCTGATGGATCTTGCCAAGCCGGAATGGAAAGGCAAGGTCGGCATTGCACCGAGCGACGGCGATTTCCTGCCGGTGGTAAGCGCGGTGATCGCGATGAAGGGCGAAGCGCAAGCGCTGGATTGGCTCAAGGGCCTGAAGAAAAATTCGCAGATCTTCGATGACGACGAAGGTGTGGTGGCAGCAGTGAATCGCGGCGGCGTGGCAACGGGCGTAGTGAACAACTACTATTGGGCGCGCTTGCACGTGCAACTGGGCGATAGCGCCACCCGCAGCGCGATCTATCACTTCGGCAACGGCGACGTGGGTGCGCTCGTGAACGTATCGGGCGCGGCAGTATTGAAGTCGAGCAAGAACCAGCAGGCGGCGCAGCAATTCCTGGCGTATCTCGTCAGCGAACGGGCGCAGGATCTGATGGCCAAGGGCAAGATTGCGTTCGAATATCCGCTGCATGCAGGCGTTTCTCCCGATCCGCTGCTCAAGCCTTTCGACCAGTTGAGCCCGCCGTCGTTGACGGTTGAACAACTCGGCGACGACAGCAAGGCAGCCAAGCTGATGCGCCAGGCCGGACTACTGTAA